The Clostridia bacterium genome includes a region encoding these proteins:
- a CDS encoding N-acetylmuramoyl-L-alanine amidase, translating to MKKVRFLFVLIFLFFCTAILISCGGITFFKNTNTKPEEKTLDFTTVYAMAEDAGYTGTMEELVALFKGDSAYQIAVANGYSGSELDWLASLSGAAGKDGKTPAIGANKHWYVGGVDTGICAEGKDGVSPTIEINADGYWVINGIATNKRAVGIAGEDGKDGVTPTIEINEEGYWVINGVVSNVKAAGEKGADGLMPEITINAEGYWVVNGVATDKKAVGTATGETIVPTIGDNHHWYIEGVDTGVLAEGVNGSNGADGANGKSAYELAVENGYVGTVQEWLASLVGAAGENGIDGTNGKDGKDGKDGVTPTIEINEQGYWVINGVVTNVKAAGVDGKDGKDGKDGKDGTNGINGSDGANGKSAYELAVENGYTGTVQEWLASLVGEAGVNGSNGANGADGKSAYEIARDHGYTGTEAQWLASLVGATGATGAAGQNGINGSNGADGKSAYELAVENGFNGSLSEWLDSLIGADGKDGQDGKDGTNGINGSNGANGKSAYELAVENGFNGSLTEWLASLVGATGAAGQNGKDGKDGKDGVDGTNGTDGADGKSAYEIACDHGYTGTVQEWLASLVGATGAAGQNGQNGTNGANGKSAYELALDHGYTGTEAQWLASLVGAAGQDGKDGKDGKDGVTPTVEINAQGYWVINGIQTAVKAVGTNGTNGTNGVNGQDGKDGKDGVSIVSVEWNENKELLITLSSGTVLNIGQIPAAEGDVLDYYPLDNGTWGVKAGKGYYLSSVVIPASYEGKAVTKILPSAFEGDRNLETISIPSSIVEIGEKAFFGCENLASLSIPASVTRIDDWAFRDCMGLESIEVAAGNSTFAVNEGKLINGLTNKLVACVVGSVYYSLVIDNYVGVGEEKTVSVISDYLTANDFTYSVSDERIISFLGNSYQGLKEGTVTIYVTFNGETETKEVTVKEVRYLSFDLDGGSAVDLPDRVYAGTTVDLPVGTKDGYQFAGWFVSSSFAGDPVTTLSDQNANVTSLYARFDKLYTVTFRYTRGGNPYFATVESTYIGGYTLLHPTYDSAVEYFSGWFLDEDFVDEVTEIPEGFGTDLELYGAFVSATSQITLTFVATGGTISGDSVVECLPGYDSYPTATHPHFEFGGWYQDSNCTIPASPRAFRTQTLYAYFYEVTAVDSISIDFPEAEVVLGGTATLPYTLYPSTVTVRAVTFESSNPSVLTIDENGVMTAHAVGFATVTVTSLSSSGASASLEIEVFTEPNTISAAYDTDSFVMVGNTITLSANAHVRRVDDPTLTWTSLDPAIAAVSSDGVVTGISDGYVLIRVSTEEKPSLHFDIGVTVYAADNPLRSIIESNHSVVGSVKNLGIGAGTPAYYVDLYESINGALFNNTYEILRTYETKANNNTQNHGAARSSTEFITVHYTGNMASSAGAKNNSSALANSTSASIHYVVGNDGIYHNLNDSKIAYHAGDGSRTVAWSATGVYVQEGDPECPVWGVSGTKFTINGRTTTVSLPSDVPSAKRSAAYFNDMGFGYKIVNGQYYMNATWWCTSQVSAGRIVNHGGNRNSIGIETAVNKGSDLWLTWHYTAQLVARLMITYNLPIERVVGHHFFTAKDCPQPLLENELELWWRFIECVKTEYAILTELEGATVSMALVGEYENVTENGRVTAGTSTDEFITYDVTVTTAGGVSTTVRLTSLLKAE from the coding sequence ATGAAAAAAGTTCGCTTTTTATTCGTACTGATTTTTCTGTTTTTTTGTACGGCGATTTTGATTTCTTGCGGCGGGATCACTTTTTTCAAGAACACAAATACGAAACCCGAAGAGAAAACCCTCGATTTTACGACGGTGTACGCGATGGCGGAAGACGCGGGCTACACGGGAACGATGGAAGAGCTCGTCGCTCTTTTCAAAGGAGACAGCGCGTATCAAATCGCGGTCGCGAACGGGTACAGCGGCAGTGAGCTCGACTGGCTTGCTTCTCTTTCCGGCGCCGCGGGTAAGGACGGGAAGACTCCCGCGATCGGCGCGAATAAGCATTGGTACGTCGGCGGCGTGGATACCGGCATTTGCGCCGAAGGGAAAGACGGCGTCTCTCCGACAATCGAGATCAATGCGGACGGCTACTGGGTCATCAACGGAATCGCGACGAATAAAAGAGCGGTCGGGATCGCGGGCGAAGACGGAAAGGACGGCGTAACGCCGACGATCGAGATCAACGAAGAAGGCTATTGGGTCATTAACGGCGTCGTGTCGAACGTCAAAGCGGCGGGCGAAAAGGGCGCGGACGGCTTGATGCCCGAGATCACGATCAATGCGGAAGGTTACTGGGTCGTCAACGGCGTCGCCACCGATAAAAAAGCGGTCGGGACCGCGACGGGCGAGACGATCGTCCCGACGATCGGCGACAATCATCATTGGTACATAGAAGGCGTGGACACCGGCGTCCTCGCGGAAGGCGTAAACGGATCGAACGGCGCGGATGGCGCAAACGGTAAGTCCGCTTACGAACTCGCCGTGGAGAACGGCTACGTCGGAACCGTCCAAGAATGGCTTGCGTCTTTGGTCGGCGCGGCGGGCGAGAACGGAATCGACGGGACGAACGGTAAAGACGGAAAAGACGGAAAAGACGGCGTAACGCCGACGATCGAAATCAACGAGCAAGGTTACTGGGTCATTAACGGCGTGGTGACGAACGTCAAAGCCGCCGGCGTGGACGGTAAAGACGGCAAGGACGGTAAAGACGGCAAGGATGGAACGAACGGGATCAACGGTAGCGACGGCGCGAACGGAAAATCCGCGTATGAACTTGCCGTGGAGAACGGATACACGGGTACCGTTCAAGAATGGCTCGCGTCTTTGGTGGGTGAAGCGGGCGTAAACGGATCGAACGGCGCGAACGGTGCGGACGGAAAATCCGCGTATGAAATCGCGCGCGATCACGGGTACACGGGTACCGAAGCGCAATGGCTTGCCTCTTTGGTCGGAGCAACGGGCGCGACGGGCGCGGCGGGGCAAAACGGAATTAACGGAAGTAACGGCGCGGATGGAAAGTCGGCGTATGAACTCGCCGTGGAAAACGGCTTTAACGGCTCGCTCTCCGAGTGGCTGGACAGCTTGATCGGCGCAGACGGCAAAGACGGACAGGACGGCAAAGACGGAACGAACGGAATAAACGGCAGCAACGGCGCGAACGGCAAATCCGCTTACGAACTCGCGGTCGAAAACGGCTTTAACGGGTCTCTTACCGAATGGCTTGCGTCCTTGGTCGGTGCGACGGGCGCGGCGGGGCAGAACGGCAAAGACGGAAAGGATGGAAAAGACGGGGTCGACGGTACGAACGGAACCGACGGCGCGGACGGGAAGTCCGCTTACGAAATCGCGTGCGATCACGGGTACACGGGAACCGTTCAGGAATGGCTTGCTTCCTTGGTCGGCGCGACGGGCGCCGCAGGGCAGAACGGACAAAACGGGACGAACGGCGCGAACGGAAAGTCCGCGTATGAACTCGCACTGGATCACGGCTATACCGGAACCGAAGCGCAATGGCTCGCTTCCTTGGTCGGAGCCGCGGGTCAAGACGGAAAAGACGGCAAGGACGGTAAGGACGGCGTAACGCCGACCGTCGAGATCAACGCGCAAGGCTATTGGGTCATCAACGGCATTCAGACGGCTGTCAAAGCGGTCGGAACGAACGGAACGAACGGGACGAACGGCGTGAACGGACAAGACGGGAAAGACGGAAAAGACGGCGTCTCGATCGTCAGCGTCGAATGGAATGAAAACAAAGAACTTTTGATCACCTTATCCAGCGGAACGGTTCTGAACATCGGGCAGATTCCCGCCGCGGAAGGCGACGTCCTCGATTATTATCCCTTGGATAACGGAACGTGGGGCGTAAAAGCGGGCAAAGGCTATTACCTTTCGAGCGTCGTGATCCCCGCGTCTTACGAAGGCAAGGCGGTCACGAAGATTCTGCCTTCCGCTTTCGAAGGCGACCGCAATCTCGAAACGATTTCGATTCCTTCTTCGATCGTCGAGATCGGTGAAAAGGCGTTCTTCGGTTGCGAGAACCTCGCTTCTCTTTCGATCCCCGCGAGCGTAACGCGGATCGACGATTGGGCGTTCCGCGATTGCATGGGACTCGAATCCATCGAAGTGGCGGCGGGTAATTCGACCTTTGCGGTAAACGAAGGAAAACTTATCAACGGCTTGACGAATAAACTCGTCGCTTGCGTCGTCGGTTCGGTCTATTATTCGCTCGTGATCGATAATTACGTCGGCGTCGGCGAAGAAAAGACGGTTTCCGTCATTTCCGATTATCTGACTGCGAACGACTTTACCTATTCCGTTTCCGACGAAAGGATAATCTCTTTCCTCGGGAACTCGTATCAAGGATTGAAGGAAGGCACCGTGACGATCTACGTTACCTTCAACGGCGAGACCGAAACCAAAGAGGTCACCGTCAAGGAAGTCCGTTATTTGTCCTTTGATTTGGACGGCGGCTCGGCGGTCGATCTCCCCGATAGAGTCTATGCGGGGACGACGGTCGATCTCCCCGTCGGCACGAAAGACGGCTATCAGTTCGCGGGTTGGTTCGTCTCGTCCTCTTTTGCGGGCGATCCCGTGACCACGCTTTCGGATCAAAATGCGAACGTTACTTCGTTGTACGCCCGCTTCGATAAGCTCTACACCGTTACTTTCCGCTATACGCGCGGCGGTAATCCCTATTTTGCGACCGTCGAATCGACGTATATCGGCGGGTACACGCTTTTGCATCCGACCTATGATTCCGCCGTCGAATATTTCAGCGGCTGGTTCCTGGACGAAGATTTCGTGGACGAAGTAACGGAGATCCCCGAAGGTTTCGGCACGGATCTCGAACTTTACGGTGCGTTCGTCAGCGCGACTTCTCAGATCACTCTGACCTTCGTCGCGACGGGCGGGACGATCTCGGGTGACAGCGTCGTCGAATGCCTGCCCGGCTATGATTCGTATCCGACCGCGACGCACCCGCACTTCGAATTCGGCGGCTGGTATCAAGACAGTAACTGCACGATCCCCGCTTCGCCGCGCGCATTCAGGACGCAGACGCTTTACGCCTATTTCTACGAGGTAACGGCGGTCGATTCGATCTCGATCGATTTCCCCGAAGCGGAAGTCGTCCTCGGCGGAACGGCGACTCTTCCCTACACGCTGTATCCCTCTACGGTCACCGTCCGAGCCGTAACCTTCGAATCGAGTAATCCGAGCGTCTTGACCATCGACGAGAACGGCGTTATGACGGCGCACGCCGTCGGTTTCGCGACCGTTACCGTGACTTCGCTTTCGTCCTCCGGCGCGTCCGCGAGCCTTGAAATCGAAGTCTTTACCGAACCGAACACGATCTCCGCGGCGTACGACACCGATTCCTTCGTTATGGTCGGGAACACGATCACGCTCAGCGCGAACGCGCACGTTCGCCGCGTCGACGATCCGACCCTGACTTGGACGAGTTTGGATCCCGCGATCGCGGCGGTTTCTTCGGACGGCGTCGTAACGGGCATTTCGGACGGGTACGTCCTGATTCGTGTCAGCACGGAGGAAAAGCCGAGCTTACATTTCGACATCGGCGTAACGGTCTATGCGGCGGATAACCCGCTCCGCTCGATCATCGAGTCTAACCACAGCGTCGTTGGAAGCGTAAAGAACCTCGGCATCGGAGCAGGCACTCCCGCGTATTACGTCGACTTGTACGAAAGCATCAACGGCGCACTTTTCAATAATACCTACGAGATCCTCCGCACCTACGAGACCAAGGCGAATAACAATACGCAAAACCACGGCGCGGCGAGATCCTCTACCGAATTCATCACCGTCCACTATACGGGCAATATGGCGTCGAGCGCGGGTGCGAAGAACAATTCGAGCGCGCTTGCGAACTCCACGAGCGCGAGCATCCATTACGTCGTCGGTAACGATGGAATCTATCATAACCTGAACGACAGCAAGATCGCCTATCACGCAGGCGACGGATCGAGAACGGTTGCTTGGTCGGCTACGGGCGTGTACGTTCAGGAAGGGGATCCCGAGTGTCCGGTTTGGGGCGTCTCCGGGACGAAGTTTACGATCAACGGCAGGACGACGACCGTTTCGCTTCCCTCCGACGTTCCTTCCGCGAAGAGGTCGGCGGCGTACTTCAACGATATGGGCTTTGGTTATAAGATCGTAAACGGGCAATACTATATGAACGCGACTTGGTGGTGTACCTCGCAAGTCTCGGCGGGTCGTATCGTTAACCACGGCGGTAACCGCAATTCGATCGGTATCGAGACCGCCGTCAATAAGGGCAGCGATCTCTGGCTGACTTGGCATTACACCGCGCAACTCGTCGCGAGACTGATGATTACCTACAATCTTCCGATCGAGCGCGTCGTCGGTCACCACTTCTTTACCGCGAAGGATTGCCCGCAACCGCTCCTTGAAAACGAGCTTGAACTTTGGTGGAGATTCATTGAGTGCGTCAAGACGGAATACGCGATCTTGACCGAGCTCGAAGGCGCAACCGTGTCGATGGCGCTCGTCGGCGAGTACGAGAACGTTACCGAGAACGGTCGCGTGACCGCGGGAACGAGTACGGACGAGTTTATTACCTACGACGTGACGGTGACGACCGCGGGCGGCGTCTCCACGACGGTTCGACTGACTTCTCTTCTGAAAGCGGAATAA